In Bacteroidales bacterium, a genomic segment contains:
- the rfbF gene encoding glucose-1-phosphate cytidylyltransferase — translation MKVIILCGGMGTRLREETEYKPKPMVEIGGKPILWHIMKHYAYYGYKEFVLALGYKGNVIRNYFLNYYNYNSDFTIDLGNKGSIKVHNGAIEDNWKITLVETGEKSMTGYRVKLCSKYISEDNFMVTYGDAVSNVDISMLVSLHKKYKTLGTVTGTYPSSRFGDLIIENNIVTKFKEKVKDTTDKNPINGGFFVFKKEFLDLIPDDPNVDLEKKPMELLTAKNQLSVFKHTGFWQCMDTYRDNQLLNKLWKENPQWKVWK, via the coding sequence ATGAAAGTTATTATTTTATGCGGAGGCATGGGAACACGCCTTAGGGAAGAAACAGAATATAAACCAAAACCTATGGTCGAAATTGGTGGCAAACCTATTTTATGGCATATTATGAAACATTATGCATATTATGGATACAAAGAATTTGTTTTGGCATTAGGTTATAAAGGAAATGTTATTAGAAATTATTTTCTGAATTATTATAATTATAATAGTGATTTTACCATTGATTTAGGAAATAAAGGCTCAATAAAAGTACATAATGGAGCCATTGAAGATAACTGGAAAATTACTCTAGTTGAAACCGGTGAAAAATCCATGACAGGATATAGAGTAAAATTATGTAGTAAATATATTAGCGAAGATAATTTTATGGTTACATATGGTGATGCTGTTAGTAATGTTGATATTTCTATGTTAGTTTCCTTACATAAAAAGTATAAAACACTAGGGACTGTAACAGGAACATATCCATCATCAAGATTTGGTGACCTGATTATTGAAAATAATATTGTAACTAAATTTAAAGAAAAGGTAAAAGACACAACTGATAAAAACCCGATAAATGGCGGTTTTTTTGTTTTTAAAAAAGAATTTTTAGATTTAATACCTGATGACCCTAATGTTGATTTGGAAAAAAAACCAATGGAATTACTAACTGCTAAAAATCAATTATCTGTTTTTAAGCATACGGGATTCTGGCAATGTATGGATACATACAGGGACAATCA